A genomic region of Dunckerocampus dactyliophorus isolate RoL2022-P2 chromosome 8, RoL_Ddac_1.1, whole genome shotgun sequence contains the following coding sequences:
- the si:ch211-222l21.1 gene encoding prothymosin alpha-A, with amino-acid sequence MADTAVVDTTATAEVTAKELKEKKEVEEETKTTADNGDAPANGTNGDNHSDDKVDAAEEEEHKNGDGNADEAPPAEETDAQPVKRAADEEEEEEKAETKKQKTEENGDSKEAEVEA; translated from the exons ATGGCCGACACAGCTGTTGTAGACACGACCGCCACTGCAGAGGTTACAGCCAAG GAgctgaaagaaaagaaagaagtaGAAGAGGAGACGAAGACGACGGCGGACAACGGGGACGCACCTGCTAATGGCACA AATGGTGACAACCACAGTGATGACAAAGTTGACGCtgcagaggaagaggagcacAAGAATGGAGATG GCAATGCAGATGAGGCGCCCCCTGCTGAGGAGACGGACGCACAGCCCGTGAAGCGTGCAGctgatgaggaagaagag GAGGAGAAAGCGGAGACCAAAAAACAGAAGACGGAGGAGAACGGAGATTCAAAAGAGGCAGAAGTGGAGGCTTAA